In the Luteolibacter rhizosphaerae genome, TCATCGACGGACAGGTCGCTGCGATTCAGGCGATCTCCGGCGCAGGCTTGGCGAAAGGCTGGGATGCACTGGCGAAATCCGCGAAGCTCGCAAAACTGGCGAAGCTCGCGAAGGTGGATCTTCCTGATCTTCCGACAGGAAAACTTCCCAATCTTCCGGACGGTGACCTCCCTGAGGGCTTTCCGGGATCCTGCTTTGTTGCCGGAACCCCGATCCAAACCGAAGAGGGCGGCAAACCGATCGAATCCCTCTGGGTCGGGGATCGTGTTCTCACGACCGATGGCAGTTCCTCGACGTCCATCGAGCCCGCCAACTGGCGCAAGATCCGCCTCAGGATGCCCAATCCGGAGGCTCCTGCCGATATTCTGGAGATCGAACTCCTTCGCACGATCCAGTGGATCGCAGCGACGGGATGCGAGCCAGGAACCCGGATGTGGTTCGTGCTTGAGGAAATGGGCCTGCGGGGATGGGCGGAGGTCATAGGCATTGATGCCTGTCCGGTCATTGAAGCGGGGCGCGGGCGGGTCGTTCTTGCCACGGTGACCCACGAGAACACCTTCGTCATCGAGCTGCGGCTGCGGGGCCAGGAACAGCCGCTCCTCCCTTACCGACCGCCACCGCTTGTTCTCCGTCACGCGGAACGACTGGATCCCAGCAGCTCACTTGCAGCCCGGCGAGGAACTCCAGACCATGGAAGGTACCGTTCTCGTCGAGAAAGTTGAGCCGTGGCCCGGAGTCCACCGCGTGTTTAATCTTGAGGTTGAGACCGAGCACAGCTACTTCGCTGGCGAGGCGAAGGTCCTTAGCCATAACAACAATCCATGTGCCGCAGAGTGGACACCGCAGTTTCCGCAGGGATCGTTTTCAATCACAGAGCACGGTTGGCAGGGATACCCCGACGGTGTTCCAAAGCCCGCAGGACCACTCCGTTTGATTGAGGGAGCAGAATACAGTGCAGCCCGCTCGGCAGCCAACTCGGCCAACAACCAGATTC is a window encoding:
- a CDS encoding Hint domain-containing protein, with product MAKAFRLREAILRRKGRVVQCAGYSGEEGFLQALIDGQVAAIQAISGAGLAKGWDALAKSAKLAKLAKLAKVDLPDLPTGKLPNLPDGDLPEGFPGSCFVAGTPIQTEEGGKPIESLWVGDRVLTTDGSSSTSIEPANWRKIRLRMPNPEAPADILEIELLRTIQWIAATGCEPGTRMWFVLEEMGLRGWAEVIGIDACPVIEAGRGRVVLATVTHENTFVIELRLRGQEQPLLPYRPPPLVLRHAERLDPSSSLAARRGTPDHGRYRSRRES